Proteins encoded within one genomic window of Bacteroides sedimenti:
- a CDS encoding DEAD/DEAH box helicase → MKTFEELGVSPEILKAIEEMGYESPMPVQEEVIPYLLGEGNDVVALAQTGTGKTAAFGLPIIQGIDISNRVPQALILCPTRELCLQIAGDLNDYSKYVNGLKVLPVYGGSSIESQIRSLKNGVHIIVATPGRLLDLMERKTVRLATVKNVVMDEADEMLNMGFTDSINAILAEVPKDRNTLLFSATMSPEIARISKNYLNNAKEITVGTKNEGSKNVKHIYFTVHAKDKYLALKRIADFYPQIYGIVFCRTRKETQEIADKLIQDGYSADSLHGELSQQQRDAVMQKFRVRNIQILVATDVAARGLDVDDLTHVINYGLPDESESYTHRSGRTGRAGKTGISISIINLREKGKMRDIERKIGKKFVVGEMPTGKQICEKQLIKVIDEIEKVKVNEEEIADFMPEIYRKLEWLDKEDIIKRMVSLEFNRFLEYYRDAEDLQAPVNEGRGERALKGRRMDEGRSREPHKSEPGFTRMFINAGKADNFYPNQLIELINKNMRKRVQIGKIDLLKSFSFFEIEDAQVKPIMSALNKATLNGRPISVEIAGEESSSGSGRRHSDKPAPKKSREDRGYTSKRGPKKKDAYPQTFRDEEPDFSEEGWARRKRRK, encoded by the coding sequence ATGAAAACATTTGAAGAGTTAGGCGTTTCCCCGGAGATACTTAAAGCAATTGAAGAAATGGGATATGAGAGTCCCATGCCGGTACAAGAAGAAGTGATACCGTATTTACTGGGAGAAGGCAATGATGTAGTAGCTCTTGCACAGACAGGAACAGGAAAAACAGCAGCATTCGGGCTGCCAATCATACAAGGCATTGATATTAGCAACAGAGTGCCACAAGCACTTATCCTATGCCCCACACGTGAACTTTGCCTGCAAATAGCAGGAGATCTCAATGATTACTCAAAATACGTGAACGGACTTAAAGTCCTCCCGGTTTACGGAGGGTCATCTATCGAAAGTCAAATTAGAAGTTTAAAGAACGGTGTTCATATCATCGTGGCTACCCCCGGACGGTTGCTCGACCTTATGGAGCGCAAAACCGTTAGACTGGCAACAGTTAAAAACGTAGTGATGGACGAAGCGGATGAGATGTTGAACATGGGATTTACAGATAGCATCAACGCAATTCTGGCAGAAGTACCAAAGGACCGCAACACGTTGCTCTTTTCGGCAACCATGTCGCCCGAAATAGCACGCATTTCCAAGAATTACCTAAATAACGCGAAAGAAATCACAGTCGGAACCAAAAACGAAGGTTCTAAAAACGTAAAACATATCTACTTTACGGTACATGCCAAGGATAAATACCTGGCACTGAAACGTATTGCCGACTTCTATCCACAGATTTACGGTATCGTATTCTGTCGTACACGCAAGGAAACACAGGAAATTGCCGATAAGCTGATTCAGGACGGATACAGTGCTGATTCTCTTCACGGAGAGCTTTCTCAGCAACAACGTGATGCCGTAATGCAAAAATTCCGCGTACGTAACATTCAGATCCTTGTAGCTACCGATGTTGCTGCACGTGGACTTGACGTAGACGACTTGACACACGTTATCAATTACGGTTTGCCTGACGAAAGTGAATCTTATACTCACAGAAGCGGCCGTACCGGTCGTGCAGGAAAAACAGGTATTTCCATCTCGATCATTAACTTGCGTGAGAAAGGAAAGATGCGGGATATAGAAAGAAAGATTGGCAAAAAATTCGTTGTCGGAGAAATGCCTACCGGAAAACAGATCTGTGAAAAGCAGCTGATTAAGGTTATTGATGAAATTGAAAAGGTAAAGGTTAACGAAGAAGAGATTGCCGATTTCATGCCCGAAATCTACCGTAAACTGGAATGGCTGGACAAGGAAGATATCATCAAGCGCATGGTATCACTCGAATTTAACCGTTTCCTTGAGTATTATCGCGATGCAGAAGATCTGCAGGCACCAGTAAACGAAGGAAGAGGAGAACGTGCCTTAAAAGGCCGCAGAATGGATGAAGGAAGATCAAGAGAACCACATAAAAGCGAACCGGGCTTTACCCGCATGTTTATCAATGCCGGTAAAGCTGACAACTTCTATCCTAACCAGCTGATTGAACTAATAAACAAAAACATGAGAAAAAGGGTGCAAATCGGTAAGATCGACTTACTGAAAAGCTTCTCTTTCTTTGAGATAGAAGATGCTCAGGTAAAACCGATTATGAGTGCACTAAACAAAGCTACTCTTAACGGACGTCCTATTTCTGTGGAAATTGCAGGTGAAGAGAGCAGCTCCGGAAGCGGCAGAAGACATTCAGACAAACCGGCACCCAAAAAGAGCCGTGAAGACCGCGGATACACTTCCAAGAGAGGCCCAAAGAAGAAGGATGCTTACCCACAGACTTTCAGAGACGAGGAGCCAGACTTCAGCGAAGAGGGATGGGCACGACGCAAAAGAAGAAAATAA
- a CDS encoding carbohydrate kinase family protein translates to MRKVIGIGETILDIIFQNEQPTAAVPGGSVFNGIISLGRMNVDVSFISEIGNDRVGNIIKRFMEENNVSTKHINIFPDGKSPVSLAFLNDKNDAEYLFYKDYPKQRLDIAYPSINEDDILIFGSFYALNPVLRDKMIELLDYAKERRAIVYYDPNFRSTHKYEAMKLTPAIIENLEYADIVRGSDEDFVNMYNLDDVEKIYKNKIQFYCPNFICTSGNNSIALRTKGVTKDYTVDSIQAVSTIGAGDNFNAGIIYGLLKYNISYHDLNTLSEEMWDKIVQCGKDFSAEVCKSYSNSVSPEFAKNYK, encoded by the coding sequence ATGCGAAAAGTAATTGGAATCGGCGAGACAATACTCGATATAATCTTCCAGAACGAGCAGCCTACTGCTGCAGTTCCGGGAGGTTCTGTTTTTAATGGCATTATTTCACTCGGTAGAATGAACGTTGATGTCTCTTTCATCAGCGAAATCGGGAACGATAGAGTTGGCAACATCATCAAGCGGTTTATGGAAGAAAACAACGTGAGCACCAAGCATATCAATATCTTTCCAGATGGCAAATCGCCTGTTTCACTCGCATTTCTGAACGATAAGAATGATGCCGAGTATCTGTTCTACAAAGATTATCCCAAACAACGGCTTGATATAGCCTATCCCTCCATCAATGAGGACGACATCCTGATTTTCGGATCGTTCTATGCCTTGAATCCGGTTCTACGCGACAAGATGATTGAGCTGCTGGATTATGCCAAGGAACGGAGAGCCATAGTCTATTACGACCCCAACTTCCGCAGCACGCATAAATATGAGGCAATGAAACTTACTCCTGCAATCATTGAAAATCTGGAGTATGCAGATATCGTGAGAGGATCAGACGAAGACTTCGTTAATATGTATAACCTGGATGATGTGGAAAAAATCTATAAAAACAAAATCCAGTTTTATTGCCCAAATTTTATCTGCACATCAGGAAACAATTCCATCGCTTTGAGAACCAAAGGGGTAACTAAGGATTATACTGTAGATTCAATACAGGCGGTGAGCACAATTGGTGCTGGTGACAATTTCAATGCAGGAATCATTTACGGATTACTAAAGTACAATATTAGCTATCATGACCTTAACACCCTGAGCGAAGAGATGTGGGACAAGATTGTGCAGTGTGGAAAAGACTTTTCGGCCGAAGTTTGCAAAAGTTACAGCAACTCCGTATCACCCGAATTTGCGAAAAACTATAAATAA
- a CDS encoding SIS domain-containing protein, with product MIESIKALLTKEAEAVNNIPVTNAYEEAVKLIVEQIHTRGGKLVTTGMGKAGQIAMNIATTFCSTGIPAVFLHPSEAQHGDLGIFQKNDLLLLISNSGKTREIVELTQLSRILNPNLKLIVITGNPESPLAQESDVCLCTGNPKEVCALGMTPTTSTTVMTVIGDILVVETMKKTGFTIEEYSKRHHGGYLGEKSRKICEK from the coding sequence ATGATTGAATCAATTAAAGCTCTATTGACCAAAGAGGCAGAAGCTGTGAACAATATTCCGGTAACCAATGCTTACGAGGAAGCTGTAAAATTAATAGTCGAACAAATACATACAAGGGGGGGGAAATTAGTCACAACCGGAATGGGGAAAGCGGGACAAATCGCCATGAACATCGCTACCACTTTCTGTTCAACCGGAATACCAGCCGTTTTCCTTCATCCTAGTGAAGCTCAACACGGAGATTTAGGTATTTTTCAGAAAAATGACCTACTACTGTTAATCTCCAACTCTGGAAAAACAAGAGAGATTGTTGAGCTAACTCAGCTTTCAAGAATCTTGAATCCGAATCTGAAACTGATTGTGATTACCGGAAACCCGGAAAGTCCTCTGGCGCAAGAATCTGATGTTTGTCTATGCACCGGAAACCCCAAAGAAGTTTGTGCATTGGGAATGACCCCTACAACTTCTACTACTGTCATGACAGTTATAGGTGATATCCTGGTTGTTGAGACCATGAAAAAGACAGGATTTACAATCGAAGAATACTCAAAACGCCATCACGGAGGTTATCTGGGTGAGAAATCAAGAAAAATATGCGAAAAGTAA
- a CDS encoding TIGR00730 family Rossman fold protein: MNKIGIFCSASQTIDNIYFEKTMELGKWMGEQGKTLVYGGANMGLMECVAQTVKQGGGNIIGVVPSKLEENEKVSTLPNKFFHTKNLSDRKDVILAESDVMIALPGGIGTLDEIFHVMASASIGYHSKKVIFYNINGFYDELLSILNGFEERQFTRHPLSHYFDVANTFSELTNLLNKQASI, translated from the coding sequence ATGAATAAAATAGGGATCTTTTGTTCTGCTTCGCAAACCATCGACAATATATACTTCGAAAAAACGATGGAATTGGGCAAATGGATGGGTGAGCAAGGCAAAACACTGGTTTATGGCGGAGCTAATATGGGATTGATGGAATGTGTGGCACAAACAGTAAAACAAGGTGGCGGAAACATCATCGGTGTTGTACCTTCAAAGCTGGAAGAAAATGAAAAAGTCAGTACACTTCCCAATAAGTTCTTTCACACCAAAAACCTGAGCGACCGTAAAGATGTAATTCTGGCTGAATCAGATGTAATGATCGCTCTTCCCGGAGGAATAGGAACTTTGGACGAAATTTTTCATGTTATGGCATCTGCCTCAATCGGATATCATTCTAAAAAGGTGATCTTTTATAATATCAATGGATTCTACGATGAATTACTGTCAATCCTGAACGGATTTGAAGAGAGACAATTTACCAGACATCCCTTATCTCATTATTTCGATGTGGCCAATACTTTTAGTGAATTAACCAACCTTTTAAACAAACAAGCAAGCATATAA
- a CDS encoding M16 family metallopeptidase, whose translation MHYNQHTLPNGLRIIHLPSSSKVAYCGYAINAGTRDEAEIEQGMAHFVEHLSFKGTEKRKAWHILNRMENVGGDLNAYTNKEETVLYSAFLKEHFSRAVELLSDIVFHSTFPQREIDKEVEVIIDEIKLYDDTPSELIFDDFEDLLFKGHPLGRNILGKPELLRSFTTADVLNFTSRYYHPANMVFFVLGDLDFKKVVRLVEKTMDGGPVTEYSNIRTSPPVYVPQNLVVPKDTNQAHVMIGGRGYDAYNEKRTALYFLNNILGGPGMNSRLNISLREKKALVYSVESNLTSYTDTGVFCIYFGTDPADVERCINLTHKELKRLCDVKMTPTQLSAAKKQLIGQIGVASDNFENNALDMAKTFLHYNKYDTAESLFKRIEALTAELLLEVANEMFAEEQLSTLIYR comes from the coding sequence ATGCACTATAATCAACATACTTTACCGAATGGATTACGGATTATTCATCTGCCGTCCTCGTCGAAAGTGGCATATTGCGGTTACGCGATAAATGCAGGTACCAGAGACGAAGCGGAGATTGAGCAAGGAATGGCCCATTTTGTAGAACATCTCAGTTTTAAAGGAACTGAAAAAAGAAAAGCCTGGCATATCCTGAACCGCATGGAGAATGTGGGGGGAGACCTGAATGCCTATACAAACAAGGAGGAGACTGTTCTATATTCAGCCTTTCTGAAAGAGCATTTCTCCAGAGCTGTTGAATTGCTTTCGGATATTGTATTTCACTCTACATTCCCGCAACGGGAGATAGATAAAGAAGTGGAAGTGATTATTGATGAAATTAAGCTGTATGATGATACTCCCTCTGAACTTATTTTTGATGATTTTGAAGACCTGCTTTTCAAAGGCCATCCGCTGGGACGTAACATATTGGGTAAACCGGAATTGCTGCGCAGCTTTACAACGGCCGATGTGTTGAATTTCACATCACGCTATTATCATCCGGCGAATATGGTCTTTTTTGTTCTGGGTGATCTGGATTTTAAGAAGGTTGTTCGTCTGGTGGAAAAAACCATGGATGGCGGTCCTGTTACTGAATATAGTAATATCCGGACTTCTCCACCGGTTTATGTTCCACAGAATCTGGTTGTTCCCAAAGATACCAATCAGGCGCATGTAATGATTGGCGGAAGGGGATACGATGCCTATAATGAGAAACGTACTGCCCTCTATTTCCTGAATAACATATTGGGTGGTCCGGGTATGAACAGCCGGCTTAATATTTCGCTGCGCGAGAAAAAAGCATTGGTGTATAGCGTAGAGTCTAACCTTACCTCATATACCGATACCGGGGTATTCTGCATCTATTTTGGTACCGACCCGGCAGATGTGGAGCGTTGCATTAATCTTACTCATAAGGAACTGAAACGTCTTTGTGATGTGAAGATGACTCCCACGCAGCTAAGCGCTGCAAAAAAACAACTGATTGGACAGATTGGGGTTGCTTCGGATAATTTTGAAAATAATGCCCTGGATATGGCCAAAACCTTCCTCCATTATAATAAATACGATACGGCGGAATCTCTGTTTAAGAGAATTGAAGCATTAACAGCTGAATTACTTCTGGAAGTTGCCAATGAGATGTTTGCAGAAGAACAACTCTCTACGCTGATTTACCGATAA
- a CDS encoding WbqC family protein, whose product MKQTIYLSSAYLAPVEYYARLYSCEKAFIEQHDNYVKQTYRNRCTIASADGPLTLSIPTEKPDTAKCPMKDIRISDHGNWRHLHWTAIESAYSSSPFFEYYKDDFAPFYEQKYPFLFDYNEALCNLVCGLIDMHPNLSRTSEYKQSFLQNECDFREAIHPKKDSQAGFEAHPYYQVFETRHGFLPNLSIIDLLFNMGPESLLVLRDAVR is encoded by the coding sequence ATGAAACAAACAATATATCTTAGCTCAGCCTATCTGGCACCCGTAGAGTATTATGCAAGGCTTTACAGCTGTGAAAAAGCATTTATTGAGCAGCATGATAACTACGTAAAACAAACTTATCGCAACAGATGTACCATTGCCTCGGCCGATGGTCCGCTTACACTCTCAATTCCCACAGAAAAGCCTGACACCGCGAAGTGTCCAATGAAGGATATCCGGATCTCCGATCATGGAAACTGGCGTCACCTGCACTGGACTGCCATTGAATCGGCTTACAGCAGTTCTCCTTTCTTTGAATATTATAAAGACGACTTTGCCCCGTTTTACGAACAGAAATATCCTTTTTTATTCGATTACAATGAAGCCTTGTGCAATCTTGTATGCGGACTGATTGACATGCATCCAAATCTATCACGTACCTCAGAGTACAAGCAATCATTCCTCCAGAACGAATGCGATTTCAGAGAAGCAATTCACCCTAAGAAAGATTCTCAAGCAGGTTTTGAAGCACACCCCTATTACCAGGTGTTTGAGACCCGTCACGGATTTCTGCCAAACCTGAGCATTATCGATCTGCTTTTCAATATGGGACCTGAAAGTCTATTGGTACTAAGGGATGCTGTAAGATAA
- the lepB gene encoding signal peptidase I has translation MNSRTKNILFWLKAFAITVVTVVLLQLFAFSSCYIPSSGMENSLFRGEHIIVNRWAYGLRMPFMSLCGYHRLNEKDVHKNDIVVFNNPQAKSPQIPADRRETFISRCMGMPGDTLMINPQFSIICPQSEINPDHKQLYIYPKEKESTVEELMKQQGIVGNKLIGYNKSGYVRSFSRYEIYLLKQEAQDLRIESIQPDTSKETGHLIIPGKGLKIEVNKWNISLLRNAINQHEGKRAFIINDSLLFVNSQKVSSYTFTKDYYWMVSNNSINVNDSRHFGFVPKEFIIGKASLIWFSKDSEAGFFRGFRWNRFFQSVQ, from the coding sequence ATGAATTCAAGAACAAAGAATATTCTATTCTGGCTAAAGGCTTTTGCTATTACAGTTGTGACAGTAGTACTTTTGCAGCTATTTGCCTTCAGCTCGTGCTACATCCCCTCATCGGGAATGGAGAACTCTTTGTTCCGCGGCGAACATATCATCGTCAATAGATGGGCTTACGGGCTTCGCATGCCTTTTATGTCTCTTTGCGGCTATCATAGGCTCAATGAAAAAGATGTTCACAAAAATGACATTGTTGTTTTTAACAATCCACAAGCGAAGTCACCGCAAATACCAGCCGACAGGCGCGAAACATTCATTAGCCGCTGCATGGGCATGCCAGGAGATACTTTGATGATTAATCCGCAATTCTCCATAATTTGCCCCCAGTCAGAAATCAATCCGGACCATAAGCAACTATACATCTATCCCAAAGAGAAGGAGAGCACTGTTGAGGAGCTGATGAAGCAACAGGGTATTGTGGGAAACAAACTGATTGGATACAATAAAAGCGGATATGTACGCAGCTTCAGCCGTTATGAAATATATCTGCTGAAACAGGAAGCACAGGATCTTCGGATAGAATCTATCCAGCCTGATACAAGCAAAGAAACCGGGCATCTTATAATCCCCGGGAAAGGGCTGAAAATAGAGGTAAACAAATGGAATATCTCTCTGTTAAGAAATGCAATTAACCAGCACGAAGGAAAAAGAGCATTTATCATAAACGATTCATTGCTTTTTGTCAATAGTCAGAAAGTGTCTTCCTATACTTTTACGAAGGATTATTACTGGATGGTTTCCAACAATTCAATCAATGTGAATGATTCAAGACATTTCGGGTTCGTACCGAAAGAGTTTATAATAGGCAAAGCATCGCTTATCTGGTTCTCTAAAGACAGCGAAGCTGGCTTTTTTAGGGGTTTTCGCTGGAATCGGTTCTTTCAATCAGTACAATAA
- a CDS encoding S26 family signal peptidase — translation MKQATRKQWINCSIVTVLYLIFLFWVSSWWGLIVVPFIFDAYITKRIPWNFWKNSKNKTVRTVMGWIDAIVFALIAVYFVNNFFFQNYQIPTSSLEKSLLIGDYLFVSKMSYGPRTPNTPLSMPLAQHTLPVLNCKSYIDFPQWGYKRSAGFGKVKRNDIVVFNFPAGDTVAINYQQKTDFYTLCYMVAQNSMQRVNMDSLTHEQQQAVLNLYYAEGRKIVLANESEFGKIVVRPVDRRENYVKRCIGLPGDTLKIVNGQVYVNDTPLKNPQNMQFNYLVQTTGSYITDEIFEELGVSVADRNLTDKSEPELKALGFNTANAQGKLNPVYEIPLTMTAYHALAGNKKLTAKIKRSPAGSNEFLYPQNMYTKWTRNNYGPLWIPKKGATIRLTMDNLALYERPIRAYEGNKLEVRNGKIFINGKQADSYTFKMDYYWMMGDNRDNSADSRYWGFVPEDHVVGKPLLVWLSLDQDKGWFSGKIRWNRLFRLVKNM, via the coding sequence ATGAAACAAGCAACACGCAAACAATGGATTAACTGTAGCATCGTTACAGTACTATATCTTATTTTTTTGTTCTGGGTAAGCAGCTGGTGGGGGCTCATTGTTGTTCCTTTTATCTTTGATGCCTACATCACCAAACGGATTCCCTGGAACTTCTGGAAAAACTCCAAGAACAAAACCGTCCGAACAGTGATGGGTTGGATTGATGCCATTGTTTTTGCGCTGATTGCTGTTTATTTTGTTAATAATTTCTTTTTCCAGAATTATCAGATTCCTACCTCATCTCTGGAAAAATCATTGCTTATAGGAGATTATCTCTTTGTGAGCAAGATGAGTTACGGTCCACGGACTCCAAACACTCCCCTTTCCATGCCGTTGGCACAGCACACCCTGCCGGTGCTCAACTGCAAATCATATATCGATTTTCCACAATGGGGGTATAAAAGGTCTGCCGGTTTCGGAAAAGTGAAGCGAAATGACATCGTAGTCTTCAATTTCCCTGCAGGAGACACCGTAGCAATTAACTATCAGCAAAAAACAGACTTTTACACACTTTGCTATATGGTAGCTCAAAACTCTATGCAGAGAGTAAATATGGATAGTCTGACTCATGAACAGCAACAGGCTGTTCTGAATTTATATTATGCCGAAGGAAGAAAAATTGTACTAGCAAATGAATCTGAATTCGGGAAAATTGTAGTTCGTCCGGTAGACCGTCGGGAAAATTATGTAAAACGCTGCATCGGTCTTCCGGGAGATACTCTTAAAATAGTGAACGGACAAGTTTATGTAAATGACACACCTTTGAAGAACCCTCAGAACATGCAGTTTAATTACTTGGTTCAAACAACGGGCTCGTACATAACAGATGAGATATTTGAGGAACTTGGAGTCAGTGTGGCCGATAGAAATCTAACCGATAAAAGTGAACCAGAGCTAAAAGCATTGGGATTCAACACCGCAAATGCCCAGGGAAAATTGAATCCGGTATATGAAATACCCCTTACCATGACAGCTTATCATGCTCTTGCTGGCAATAAGAAACTGACAGCCAAAATAAAAAGAAGTCCTGCAGGGTCTAATGAGTTCCTATATCCGCAGAACATGTATACCAAGTGGACACGAAATAACTACGGACCTTTATGGATTCCCAAAAAAGGTGCAACCATCCGTCTGACTATGGATAATTTAGCCCTTTACGAACGCCCTATCCGTGCTTATGAAGGCAACAAGCTCGAGGTAAGAAACGGAAAAATATTCATTAACGGCAAACAGGCTGACAGCTATACCTTCAAGATGGATTACTACTGGATGATGGGAGACAATAGGGATAACTCGGCCGATTCACGTTACTGGGGATTTGTTCCGGAAGATCATGTGGTGGGAAAACCGCTTCTTGTATGGTTGTCCCTCGATCAAGACAAAGGGTGGTTCAGTGGAAAGATTCGCTGGAATCGCTTGTTTAGACTGGTAAAGAACATGTAA
- the lepB gene encoding signal peptidase I, with product MRQATRKQWINCGIVTVLYLLFLIWVSSWWGLLVVPFIFDVYITKFIPWGFWKKSKNSAVRTVMSWVDAIVFALVAVYFVNTFFFQNYQIPSSSLEKSLLVGDYLFVSKMSYGPRIPNTPLSLPLTQHTLPVFNCKSYIEFPQWSYKRAPGFGKVERNDIVVFNFPAGDTVALKYQQTDFYTLSYQISQRAFQSINMDSLSIGDQQLVYNARYAKGRELVLSNPAEFGNIVVRPVDRRENYVKRCVGLPGDTLKIVNGQVYVNNVPSENPENLQFNYYVQTTGSYIPAELFDELGISLDDQILLTEDWGGYVSLGLTGTNSQGKPNPAYHLPLTKKAYQALHSNKALISKIIMEPEEVEGQLYPLNLYTKWDRNNYGPIWIPKKGATVQLTMKNLPIYERPIQAYEGNKLEVRNGKIFINGKQTNSYTFKMDYYWMMGDNRHNSADSRYWGFVPEDHIVGKPIIVWLSLDKDKGWFSGKVRWNRLFKLVGKN from the coding sequence ATGAGACAAGCTACACGCAAACAATGGATAAACTGTGGGATTGTTACAGTACTCTATCTGTTGTTTCTGATTTGGGTAAGCAGCTGGTGGGGACTACTTGTTGTACCATTTATCTTTGATGTATACATAACGAAATTTATTCCTTGGGGATTTTGGAAAAAATCAAAAAATAGTGCTGTACGCACAGTGATGAGTTGGGTTGATGCCATTGTGTTTGCCTTGGTAGCTGTTTATTTTGTGAACACCTTTTTCTTCCAAAATTATCAGATCCCATCTTCCTCATTGGAAAAATCCCTGTTGGTTGGCGACTATCTTTTTGTCAGCAAAATGAGTTACGGTCCACGAATACCCAACACCCCACTCTCCTTGCCGCTTACTCAGCATACATTGCCTGTATTCAATTGTAAATCTTATATTGAATTCCCGCAATGGAGTTACAAACGTGCTCCCGGTTTCGGAAAAGTAGAACGAAATGACATAGTTGTGTTCAATTTCCCTGCAGGAGATACTGTTGCATTGAAATATCAACAGACAGATTTCTACACTCTTTCATATCAGATATCTCAAAGAGCATTTCAAAGCATTAATATGGACAGCCTATCTATCGGTGATCAACAGTTGGTTTATAATGCCCGCTATGCCAAAGGAAGAGAGCTAGTATTATCCAATCCAGCAGAATTTGGGAATATTGTAGTTCGCCCCGTTGACCGACGCGAAAATTACGTAAAACGTTGCGTAGGGCTTCCCGGAGACACCTTGAAAATTGTGAACGGACAGGTTTATGTAAACAATGTCCCTTCAGAAAATCCAGAAAATCTCCAATTCAACTACTATGTACAAACTACCGGCTCATACATCCCGGCAGAATTGTTCGATGAACTGGGTATCAGTCTTGACGATCAGATCCTTTTAACAGAAGACTGGGGTGGATATGTCAGTCTGGGATTAACCGGAACTAACAGCCAGGGCAAACCAAACCCGGCATACCATCTGCCATTGACTAAAAAGGCTTATCAGGCTCTTCATTCAAACAAAGCACTGATTTCAAAAATCATAATGGAACCGGAAGAGGTTGAAGGGCAACTTTATCCGTTGAATCTTTACACTAAATGGGACAGAAACAACTATGGACCAATCTGGATTCCAAAGAAGGGCGCCACGGTTCAACTTACTATGAAGAACTTACCTATTTACGAACGGCCTATCCAAGCCTATGAAGGCAATAAGCTCGAAGTAAGAAACGGGAAAATATTCATTAATGGCAAGCAGACTAACAGCTATACATTCAAAATGGATTACTACTGGATGATGGGCGACAATCGTCACAATTCAGCCGATTCGCGTTATTGGGGTTTTGTTCCCGAAGATCATATCGTAGGTAAACCCATCATTGTATGGCTTTCATTGGATAAGGACAAAGGTTGGTTTAGTGGAAAAGTACGTTGGAACCGTCTATTTAAGTTAGTCGGCAAAAATTAA
- the dapB gene encoding 4-hydroxy-tetrahydrodipicolinate reductase, with product MKIALIGYGKMGKEIEKIALSRGHEIVSIIDLDNQEDFNSEAFKSADVAIEFTAPTVAYSNYMKAFAAGVKVVSGSTGWMDEHGDEIKDLCDKGGKTLFWASNFSLGVGIFSAVNKYLAKIMNQFPAYDVTMSETHHIHKLDAPSGTAITLAEEILENLDRKERWVKEEANAANELPIHSIREGEVPGIHTIRYESEADSISITHDAKNRKGFALGAVLAAEFTCNKQGLLGMNDLFKF from the coding sequence ATGAAAATCGCATTAATAGGATATGGAAAGATGGGCAAGGAAATTGAAAAGATAGCCCTTAGCCGCGGACATGAAATTGTCAGCATCATTGATTTGGACAATCAGGAAGATTTTAATTCAGAAGCATTCAAGTCTGCCGACGTAGCGATTGAGTTCACTGCTCCTACTGTGGCTTACAGTAACTACATGAAGGCTTTTGCAGCTGGAGTGAAAGTAGTTTCTGGAAGTACCGGATGGATGGACGAACATGGAGATGAGATCAAGGATTTATGCGATAAAGGAGGAAAAACTCTTTTCTGGGCATCCAACTTCAGTCTTGGTGTTGGCATATTCTCAGCGGTAAACAAATATCTTGCAAAAATCATGAATCAATTTCCGGCCTATGATGTTACGATGAGTGAGACTCACCATATCCATAAGCTGGATGCTCCCAGCGGAACAGCTATTACTTTGGCCGAAGAGATACTTGAAAATCTCGATCGCAAAGAACGTTGGGTAAAAGAAGAGGCAAATGCCGCCAACGAGCTACCCATCCATTCAATCCGCGAAGGAGAAGTTCCAGGAATTCATACAATTCGATACGAATCAGAAGCAGACAGCATTTCTATTACTCACGATGCGAAAAACCGGAAAGGATTTGCATTGGGTGCAGTACTCGCAGCTGAATTTACATGTAACAAACAGGGGCTTCTTGGTATGAACGATTTATTTAAATTCTAA